AAGGGTGTTTGGCGAGTGTTAGGATCTCTAGCTGTTTCGAGGGCTATTGGAGACCAATACCTTAAACAATGGGTCACAGCCGAACCAGAGACCAAAGTCGTTAAGCTTGATCCAGAATATGAGTTTCTGCTCCTTGCTTCTGATGGATTATGGGATAAGGTAACCATCAACCAATCATCTAAGCCTTTTTGTTGCATTGCATCTCATACTTCGTCTCACTGCTTTGAGCCTATCTCATTGATGCAATGTTGGTCTCATATATGTACTATTCTTGATGTTTTGCAGGTTAGCAATCAGGAAGCAATAGACATTGCTCGTCCATTTTGCATAGACGTTGAAGAGCCACAGCCGCTATCAGCGTGTAGAAAGCTAGTTGATCTCTCTGTTTCTAGAGGCTCTGCTGATGACATTAGTGTGATGCTTATTCAACTGTGGAGATTCCATTAACAATTTGGATGtggaattgagaaaaattaacATAGAGATGACATGGTTTCGAAGCTCTCGGTGCAGCCGGGGTGGGATTGATGCGAATGAATCTTGACTCAAGTCTGATCCTAATTCTTTAGTGCTACATTGATTTACTGATTTCAGCTGGAGGGGAGGAGGGGAATAGTCTgattataattctttttttgggatatttgCTCAagttattttgtaaatttggTTGATCCcatttattcattaattgGCATTCTTTTATTAGCCATCATACAGtgctttctttattttgatgCTACTGTCAATCCATGATTGAAGTTTGGAAGATGTGAGTTTGGTGCtccaaattgaaataattaatcaaaatggCCGGTCCTTAAGGAAATCTAAGTACTACATCCTGCTTAGGAAAATAGAATCCAACTTGAATAGAATCCTTTTATAAAGAACCTAAAATGGGTCACACAACTCAAAATCTTCTATAGCACTAAAATTCAACTTTTCTAGGTAAtaccttcttcttcaattaaaaatagtcTGGATGATAGACATAGTATTTTAACgtataattagtaaagtaaaaataatagaaagaaaaagtgattgaagcattattaatgaaaaataaaacacacctGCCTAACTAAATAGAGATAGAAActtatcataaatagatagatTTTAATAGAcgaacaaaatgaaaaaaacaagactaattttcataaacaagatactccctccgtctagactaagatgacacattttttggtcggcacgagattttaggagttattggttaaaagtgtttaattggagagagaacggtgggtgtaagtattaaaataaagagagaaagaaagatgaatattttaataaaaatgtgaaaaagtggttggttgtattaattgaagaaagaaagttaaaaaaaaaaatcatctcaGTTggtacaaactaaaaaaaaaacgtgtcTATCTtaaatgggatggagggagtagaaaatattactcctcTTGTGCTCATGTACGTCTTTGAATTGAAGATGGGGATATTACTACCATCAAAGTCGCTCCAAAAGTTCAGTGTAATACTCACAAGCAAAAGAAACTTGATAATGAGAAAAATAGAACCTTTTTAATACAAGTACGTAAAAACATTAGCATTTTCCACatatatagaagaaataaattagatttccAAAACGACAAAAACACAATTCAACAAGCATGGAACACCCAAAAACTCATGTACAGTATCTTCTGTTTCACGCTAATAGGATCGCAAGAAAAGCAACCATTTAAAAAGAAGAAGCTAGCGAAATCGAATTCCTGAGATTAAACATTATTGTAACATGACCAAGAACAGTCTCTTGGAATGCCTGAGTGTGCATTCTCAAGCATCAGCAGCTTTGGCCTCCAGAGGCGTAGCACTTGGCTTTGATCTTTTTGCCTCGTAGTCTTTGACAGCTGCCTTGATTGCATCCTCAGCAAGCATGCTGCAGTGTAGTTTGACAGGCGGAAGGGAGAGATGCTTTGCAATTTCCCTGCAGTCCAGATATGAATGAGGAAGACAAATAACGAGAGGGAACCATATGAGCAACCCATAGATCATTTGTGAGTTAAATTATCCAGATAAGAAGTTTTTAGCTTTGGACTGTAGTAAGTGAAGCGCTTCTGGCATCGAACGATCGACTTTCCAACTCTGTTGATGAGGCTCTAATTCAAAAGCAGACATGCTTTGGAAGCAAACACATACTGTGAATAATTTCTGTTAAGGAGGCCTGGCGGAAGGTTTGAGAGAACACTGAATGTTTCCTTAAAATCTctatttcttttcattctttataatttaagaattcggaaagaaattgaaaatgttatCCCCACTGATAGAAGCTCAGAATTAATTATGCTCATGTTTGCTGAATACTTGATTAATTAGAGCCAAAAGATAAACACATAAAATCACAGACCAACCTTAGTCATGTCGTACAAACTAAAACCAACGGAACAGAGGGCAAGACCATAAGATGAATTAACCATGCATAAAGAACTTCACGAATAAAAGGTTCATCAATAGAATCAAGCATGTGCTTGGAACTTACGTATTTTTTATCGTCAGAACTTCCTCCATTGGCTTACCTTTCACCCATTCAGTtgctgaaaatgaaaaatattgtgtTATAGCAGTATATTCCATTGAACTAAACTTTGTTTACAGATGCAGAAGAATATAAGACTAAATCATGGAATCTCTGGCAgtttaaatatttacttttgcATCTGCATATGATAAAAAGTAGAATATGCTAGTAACGAAATAGCAGGGAAATATACGTATAAACTATTGTGGCAGcatcaaataaatgaaaagataGCAAGAAAATCAACGGACATAAACAATTCTCAATCTCCACACATGCTTATAAGAAATTCCAAAGATACCAACACAAACAAGGCATCGTGCTCGCCTTTCATCATAATTACAGTTAACTCAAAATGAGTAACACCACCAAAGCACCTGTAATTACACCAGGTTTATATCCCTGGAAACATAAGATTAAGAGGCACAACTAAAGTCCTCAAATTGGGTGATAACAGACATAAGAGGCACGACTAAATTCCTCAAATTGGGTGATAACAAACATAAGAGGCACGACTAAATTCCTCAAATTGGGGATAACAAACATAAGAGGCACGACTAAATTCCTCAAATTGGGTGATAATACTACAATTCTCTGGTCAATTCTGTAAGCACAAAACCTCCTCCAATCATACCTAAAACATACCAAACTCCACTCTCTCTCGCTCGGTATCTTTAGTTCCTCAATACCAGCTCCGAATTCATCAATTAACCAATCCACAAAATATGTCAAatcataaattcaattttttaggTGATATTACGGAAAGCATAGAACTTTTCGATTCAATTCAATCGACATACCCACAGAGGAGGAGGCGATAGCGGAACCACATCCGAAAGTCTTAAAGCAAGCATCCACGATTTTACCGCTCTCCTCATCAACCCTAATCTGCAATTTCATGACGTCACCACACGCCGGTGCTCCAACGAGACCCGTTCCCACATTGGGATCGTTCTTGTCGAATGACCCGACGTTCCTCGGGTTGTCGTAGTGGTCCACCACTCTCTCGTGGTACATCCGCCGCAGGGCGCTACCGCCGGCAGCCCCGGAGCACCGGAGACGTCCGGCGAGACTCGTGGTTGCTATATGCCTCAACATATTTGGATTGAGTTTCGAGAATTTTTCCAATTGGAATTTCTTTGTTATTTGCCGATTGAGATGTTGCTCTCTTTTTTCCCCCAATTAGTCAGTGTAAATGGTGAGGCGGTGATTGGTGGCCACATATTGCcctcttattttaaataaacagttttttttattattaaaaaagtaaataattagtGTTTGATTAGAATTAAAcgaattcattaaaaaaagtaaattctCTTAAAAACGCTTGTAAAGCTATTTCGAGATTCTTCCAACCGCCGGCACCGAAGAGCTCTTCTCCGCCGAAAGCCGGAAGCTGCATCTAACAATGTAAATATCAACTTCGTTACATCAATTTCGAattctcatctttttttcgttgggaaaaatgtttttttggtTAGATCTGAATTGGAGCAGTTACTGTAAAATTTTGCTTAGTAAAGCtactttaaattttgatgttcattatatactactactatgttGTAGTGTATAGCTTAATCGAAGTTACAATTTAGTGTAATGTTTGTTGAATTCATCTAGTTTAATTACTGGATGCTTTAGAATTGCTTAGTTATCGAGAAAACATGGAATCTTCTCAGGCTTTAGGTATATACTTTTcgtttattattttgattcttAGTTTCTGGTCTTTCTCATCTCCAGCTAGTAATGGGTGATGAAGGTGCAGTCGATAATATGAACCAGAATAGTGAGGAGAAAATCAAGcagaagaaaaatgataagaaAAGTAGTGCCAGAAGTGTAGTAGAGTTCCATACTGAGTCCGCTCGAACATCTGAGAATGAAGGTATTTCTGAAGTGGAGGGATCATAAAAGGGgcaaagaaaagaagaagaataagaaaagTAAGGGAGCCGAAGATGTTGAGGCTGACATGAAGAGTGGTTCTAGAAAAGGTGAATTGAGTGTAGTATCTGGTGGTGGTCCACTAAAGATTGCTAATGCTGAAAGAAATGGGGAGAGAAATcgaagagagaaaaggaagGATAAGAATGAGATAGTGGAGTCACATGATACTGATGAGGTAAAGAGGAACGAGAGTACTGATTGGCAAGAGGGAGGACATGTATTCGGAAAAGTGAATGGCAAAGAAGTTCTGAAAGAGAAGATTAAGCAGAAAGTGAAAAGAATTGACAGTGAGGTGGGAGAGAAAGATGGAGAAGTGATCCTAGAGCATAGTGAGAGTTGCATAGCCAGTGCCGCAGAGATTAGGGAGGATATGAAGAGGACAAGAAAAGGAGGAAGGATGTCAATTTTTCCAGGTCAAAAGACACgcatattgaaaataaatcggCTGAAGTTGGTTTATCTTCAAAACGGCAGGAAAATGTGCTTTATGATGTTGAAGATCATACTCAGTCAGCAAAAGAAGATGGTGGCACCAAGAATAATcatgaaatgaagaaaaagaagaagcacAAAAAGAAGGAGAACCACAAAGATGATCTGCCTTCTTCCCAGCAAAAGTATGTAGATAGTGACTCCAATACCAATAGCGTTCTGAATACTAAGGAGACACAAAATAATGAAGCAGCAGAATTCACAATCAAAAGGAAGAGTAATGTTTTGGAAAATGGTTCTAGTGATGAACGTGACAACGGAGCTGAGTATGCaaagaaagggaaaaggaGAAAGACTTTTTTGGTGGTGAAAGGTTCAGATGATACTTCACctaataaaagtaataagaaaGTCAGATTTTCTGATCGGGTTGAGGTATTTACTCTCCCTCCTAGATCAAATACTGAGGATGGTAATGTAGAGAAGGACAATCTGGTAATGGGCAAGCGATTCACACGAGAGGAAGATGAGGTTGTGAAAGGTGCTGTTATGAAGTACATAGAGGAACATGAGTTAGGAGATGAAGGTTTGCAAATGATCTTGAACTCTGGCAAGCACCCTGAAGTGAAAGGTTGCTGGAAAGAAATAGCATCTTCCATACCATACAGGCCACGTAGTGCGATATATTATCGTGCTCGGATTTTATTTATGAGGTCTAAGAGCCGGAAATGGACTCAAGAAGAGTATGGCATGATATTGAAATACCAGGAAGAGCATGGTAACAAGTGGAGGGCGTTGGCAGATGAACTTGGTAAACATGCATGGCATGTCAAGGATACTTGGCGCAGGATAAAAGTACGTAGGAAGAAAGGAAATTGGTCACAAGAAGAGTATCAGAGATTATTTGATCTGGTGAATACTGATCTACAATTGAAACTTTCTGAAGAGAAGAAGTCCAAGCATGGAATGTTGCGCGACAATATCTGTTGGAGTGCAATTAGTGATGAGTTATCCACTCGACCTCAATCGACCTGCTGTCTAAAGTGGTACAATCAGTTAACATCACCTATGGTAGCTCAGGGTTTATGGGCCGATTCAGATGACTATCGTCTGCTTAGTGCCCTTTATCAATTGGATGCAAATTGTGTGGAAGATGTCGACTGGGATGATCTTATTGATACCAGAGCTGGAGATGTATGTCGGAAGCGTTGGAACCAGATGGTTCTACATATAGGTTCCCATGGAAATAAATCATTTGCTGAACAAGTTGAATTATTGGCTCAAATACTGCCCGCATCTTCTTGAAGCAAGAGAAACCTGGGATAGCAAACCAAGGGTTCCTTGATCTGCCCTTTGTAGCTGTGGAGTTTAAAGCTTGATGTCATGAAGAAAATCACTTCTGAAGGTTTTTCGTCTCTCCATTTCTCTTTTAGTCTCATTGGTATCTGTACTCTGGTCTGTCATCTTTTGTTTTGACTTTGGAAGATCCTACATACTATGCCATACATGAAGATTTTGTCCTTTACATTTACATTTTCTGTTTGCCTGTAAAAAATCAACTTTCAGTGGATTTGAGTATGGTATGATCTTATCTTTTTAGGTGAACCAGGATTAGGACGAGTTCTTTGAGTTTGTACTAGACTACCTGCTTAGTCAAATTTGTATCTTCTTGTAAAACTTTTTGTAGTTGAATACTTGAATTTCTGATAAGACTTAATTCATGTTTATTATAAGGAAATTGAAGGAATGTTTTCACATGAGTTGCCAgaagtaaattattttaaccATTTAATGCTGAACTCTGAGTAGCTAATAAATGATAGTATTGTTTACAAATTCTATTTGACTTAATTCTAAACCCATAATCAATTTCAGCATTAAATTTCACTTTAAGGAGCAGTAAATAATTCTGAAATTAATGCATCATAATGTGGGAGAGATGACTGAAAGACATAATTAATGTTACGGTTAcagaaatttatttattttacttgttACAAAGATGTATGCCAaggaatatgaaattaaactaCTAGTATCTTTCagtaattcaattattttaacataACTCTGAAGCTCAGATTCTCTCACACAAATTGACAACCTTACCATATGATTTAGTAACTACTAGTTTTATGTGGACAAATAATGATGCACAATAGATTTCAGTTGCATTGAAATATTGTACTTGTCATGTAAAATGATGGAAACTAAGTCATATATGCAGAGTTGGGTTACAATTTATTTAGATAATCCAGTATTCACAAGTttgaattgcattttttaattgaaatttttatctGCAAGTTTGGAAAATCACcccaaattttcattttcctgCTGGAAACACTGCATAATTACTATTGAAGAAATACATTtcatttgataaattaatttcctCAAACCTCTAATGTCGACAATAAAATGTGGAGGctaatttcaaattacaaaTGCCCTAAACTACAATATATGTTGCGCCCTGCTTGTTTTTTCCATTGCCAGTTCTGGTAGTGATTTTCATGAGATCCACTATAGTCTGTATGCATTGTTCAAAAACAAGCTTATTGACATAAGAATTGAATACTGAaagtatatttcatttttgaatttttcttagGTTAAGTTTGATAATTGGATGAACAATCAGGACCTATAGTCAGGTGTCGATATCTAGATTTTAGAGAGCCATGGTTGTGATCTGCATTAGTGTTTGGTccctatttttctttttcttgttttcatcTTAAACAACCATAGTTGCTTGCTTATTCAACCGTTGGATCAACCCACAGATCGATGGTCCACAGTAGTTCCAAAGCTTTACATACGTTTTTACTTCGGTAATAAATACTTACATAACTGCACTATAAGAGACTCAAGAAACAGATTTTCACCATAGCATACGCCCCCATCTTGCTGCCTTATTCCCTCTCATGCCCCTCCCGAATGCTCCAATGGAGACCAATAAGAGCAACTGCAGCGCGATTTCTCTTCCTACTGGCTTCTCTAATATTAACCTGAAGCATGAAATCCTAGATGATGACTTTGTCATGGATAATAATATCTCACCATCAAAAGGTTATCTTCAAGATTTCCAAGACCTCGGACAGCTTCTGGTGACAGCTTCATTCTGTAATTGGGATACTGGGATACACGCCAATGGCTTCGATCCATTTGCTTCCCTTCCCCATTGCTCTGTTACAGATTTTGGTTTATACAAGTTTAAGCCTTCTGAGGAAAACGGGGGCATGCATTCAGCCATTCAGGACTTCCAGGCTGGTGGATTCTTGAACTTTGCAGACAGGAAAGATTTGTCAATTGTAACTAAAACAGCTTCTGCATACAATTCAAAGCCTTTATGCTTTGCGGTTCCTGATGAGAGCTCTTGTGTGACTGGTATTAATTCTGGCCATGACAAAGATGGCAGTAAAAGAAACAATGATACAGTTCACGCCACTAATGGCAACGTCAGTGAATCTCTGTCAACCAAAAAGTCTGTTAGGGCCCCAAAGAAGTCTAAATCAGCCAAGGGGCAGTGGACTGCTGAAGAGGACAGGTgagttaccaaaaaaagaaaaaaataaataagtgttttatttttgtatcttCATTCGTACTTTATTTGTTTGAGGCTTGAGTGCTTTA
The nucleotide sequence above comes from Salvia hispanica cultivar TCC Black 2014 chromosome 5, UniMelb_Shisp_WGS_1.0, whole genome shotgun sequence. Encoded proteins:
- the LOC125190191 gene encoding LOW QUALITY PROTEIN: cyclin-D-binding Myb-like transcription factor 1 (The sequence of the model RefSeq protein was modified relative to this genomic sequence to represent the inferred CDS: inserted 2 bases in 1 codon), coding for MKKKKKHKKKENHKDDLPSSQQKYVDSDSNTNSVLNTKETQNNEAAEFTIKRKSNVLENGSSDERDNGAEYAKKGKRRKTFLVVKGSDDTSPNKSNKKVRFSDRVEVFTLPPRSNTEDGNVEKDNLVMGKRFTREEDEVVKGAVMKYIEEHELGDEGLQMILNSGKHPEVKGCWKEIASSIPYRPRSAIYYRARILFMRSKSRKWTQEEYGMILKYQEEHGNKWRALADELGKHAWHVKDTWRRIKVRRKKGNWSQEEYQRLFDLVNTDLQLKLSEEKKSKHGMLRDNICWSAISDELSTRPQSTCCLKWYNQLTSPMVAQGLWADSDDYRLLSALYQLDANCVEDVDWDDLIDTRAGDVCRKRWNQMVLHIGSHGNKSFAEQVELLAXKYCPHLLEARETWDSKPRVP
- the LOC125190192 gene encoding iron-sulfur cluster assembly protein 1-like, whose amino-acid sequence is MLRHIATTSLAGRLRCSGAAGGSALRRMYHERVVDHYDNPRNVGSFDKNDPNVGTGLVGAPACGDVMKLQIRVDEESGKIVDACFKTFGCGSAIASSSVATEWVKGKPMEEVLTIKNTEIAKHLSLPPVKLHCSMLAEDAIKAAVKDYEAKRSKPSATPLEAKAADA